The proteins below are encoded in one region of Chaetodon trifascialis isolate fChaTrf1 chromosome 11, fChaTrf1.hap1, whole genome shotgun sequence:
- the cyp7a1 gene encoding cytochrome P450 7A1, translating into MIISFALIWAIVVGFCCLLWLAVGIRRRQPGEPAIENGFIPYLGCALQFGANPLQYLRSRQNKYGHIFTCKIAGQYIHFLCDPFSYHSVIRQGRHLDWRKFHFATSVKAFGHDSFDPRHGHTTENLHQTFLKTLQGEALPSLIETMMGHLQDVMLRSDTLSPSKDHWEVDGIFAFCYKVMFASGYLTLFGKELGEDKCQARQAAQKALVLNALENFKEFDKIFPALVAGLPIHVFKSAYSARENLAKTMHPENLSKRENVSDLISMRMILNDSLSTFNDISKARTHVALLWASQANTLPATFWSLFYMIRSPDAMKAAHEEVQKVLEDSGLTADPSNPTLKLSRDQLDNMSVLDSIIKEAMRLSSASMNVRMAKEDFLLHLDNQEAYRIRKDDVIALYPPMLHYDPEIYEDPYEYKFDRFLDEKGHEKTAFYRSGRRLRYYYMPFGSGVTKCPGRFFAVYEIKQFLTLVLSYFNMELLDPAIKVPPLDQSRAGLGILQPTYDVDFRYKLKSGH; encoded by the exons aTGATAATAAGCTTTGCTCTCATTTGGGCAATAGTGGTGGGATTCTGCTGCCTTCTATGGCTTGCTGTGGGGATACGGCGCAg GCAACCTGGTGAGCCTGCAATTGAGAATGGCTTCATCCCCTATCTGGGTTGTGCTCTGCAGTTTGGGGCCAACCCTCTCCAGTACCTCCGCAGTCGCCAGAACAAGTATGGCCATATTTTCACCTGCAAGATCGCAGGCCAGTACATCCACTTCCTGTGTGACCCCTTCTCTTACCATTCAGTCATCAGACAGGGGAGACACCTGGATTGGAGGAAGTTCCATTTTGCTACATCCGTCAAG GCATTTGGCCATGACAGCTTTGACCCTCGCCATGGCCACACCACAGAGAACCTTCATCAAACTTTTTTGAAGACACTGCAAGGTGAGGCTCTGCCCTCCCTGATAGAGACCATGATGGGCCACCTCCAGGATGTTATGCTGAGGTCAGACACGCTCAGCCCCAGCAAGGACCACTGGGAGGTGGATGGCATCTTTGCTTTCTGTTATAAG GTGATGTTTGCATCTGGCTATCTCACTCTGTTTGGTAAAGAGCTTGGTGAAGATAAGTGTCAGGCTCGGCAGGCAGCTCAAAAAGCCTTGGTGCTCAACGCTTTAGAGAACTTCAAAGAGTTTGACAAGATTTTCCCAGCATTGGTGGCTGGCCTGCCCATCCATGTCTTCAAGAGTGCCTACAGTGCCAGAGAA AATCTAGCGAAGACAATGCATCCTGAAAACTTGTCCAAGCGGGAGAATGTTTCTGATCTGATCTCTATGAGGATGATCCTGAATGATTCCTTATCTACCTTTAATGACATCAGCAAGGCCAGGACCCATGTCGCTCTACTCTGGGCCTCACAGGCTAACACCCTGCCTGCTACCTTCTGGAGTCTCTTTTATATGATCAG GAGTCCAGATGCTATGAAAGCAGCTCATGAGGAAGTGCAGAAAGTTCTGGAAGATTCTGGTCTAACAGCTGACCCCAGCAACCCCACACTGAAGCTAAGCAGGGATCAGCTGGATAACATGTCTGTTCTAG ACAGCATTATAAAAGAAGCCATGCGTCTTTCCAGTGCTTCCATGAATGTGCGTATGGCCAAGGAGGACTTTTTGCTTCATCTTGACAACCAAGAAGCCTACCGGATAAGAAAAGACGATGTCATTGCCCTATATCCACCCATGTTGCACTACGATCCAGAAATCTATGAGGATCCCTAT GAGTACAAGTTTGACCGTTTCCTGGATGAGAAGGGCCACGAGAAAACCGCTTTCTACCGCAGTGGCCGAAGGCTGAGATACTACTACATGCCCTTTGGTTCTGGGGTCACTAAATGCCCAGGCAGATTTTTTGCTGTGTATGAGATCAAGCAGTTTCTGACTCTAGTGCTGTCCTACTTTAACATGGAACTATTGGACCCTGCTATCAAAGTCCCACCTCTTGACCAGTCCCGTGCTGGTCTTGGAATCCTCCAGCCTACCTACGATGTGGACTTCAGGTACAAGCTGAAATCAGGCCACTAG